In Sphingomonas sp., a single window of DNA contains:
- the hisF gene encoding imidazole glycerol phosphate synthase subunit HisF, with protein MTVRARVIPCLDVANGRVVKGVNFVELRDAGDPVEQARAYDAAGADELCFLDITASHEARGTILDVVRRTAEVCFMPLTVGGGVRSVEDARALLLAGADKVAVNSAAVSRPEVVAEIADRMGSQCVVASVDARRTGDGRWEVFTHGGRRETGIDAVEHALRLAELGAGELLVTSMDRDGTRDGYDLDLIRTIADQVTVPVVASGGVGGLDDLVAGIRDGHASAVLAASIFHFGQATIAEAHAALAAAGIPVRG; from the coding sequence ATGACCGTCCGCGCCCGCGTCATCCCCTGCCTCGACGTGGCGAACGGCCGCGTCGTCAAGGGCGTCAATTTCGTCGAGCTGCGCGACGCCGGCGATCCGGTCGAGCAGGCCCGCGCCTATGACGCAGCCGGCGCCGACGAGCTCTGCTTCCTCGACATCACCGCCAGCCACGAAGCGCGCGGCACGATCCTCGACGTGGTGCGCCGCACCGCCGAGGTGTGTTTCATGCCGCTCACCGTCGGCGGCGGCGTGCGCAGCGTCGAAGATGCCCGCGCGCTGCTGCTGGCCGGCGCGGACAAGGTCGCGGTGAACAGCGCGGCAGTGTCGCGGCCGGAAGTGGTCGCCGAGATCGCCGACCGCATGGGCAGCCAGTGCGTCGTCGCCTCGGTCGACGCGCGGCGGACCGGCGACGGGCGCTGGGAGGTGTTCACCCATGGCGGCCGCCGCGAGACCGGCATCGACGCGGTCGAGCACGCGCTGCGCCTCGCCGAGCTGGGCGCGGGCGAGCTGCTCGTCACCTCGATGGACCGCGACGGCACCCGCGACGGCTATGACCTCGACCTGATCCGCACCATCGCCGACCAGGTGACGGTGCCGGTGGTCGCCTCGGGCGGCGTCGGCGGGCTCGACGATCTGGTGGCGGGTATCCGCGACGGCCATGCCTCGGCGGTGCTGGCGGCGTCGATCTTCCACTTCGGCCAGGCGACGATCGCGGAGGCGCATGCCGCGCTGGCGGCGGCGGGGATTCCGGTTCGGGGTTAG
- a CDS encoding phosphoribosyl-ATP diphosphatase, which translates to MADLLDTLEQTIRDRRTGDPSTSYVAKLTARGRAKIAQKLGEEATEAVIAAIQDDRAEVVKESADLLFHLLVLLADMGLSLDDVRAELARREGASGIAEKAARGA; encoded by the coding sequence ATGGCCGACCTTCTCGACACGCTCGAACAGACCATCCGCGATCGCCGCACCGGCGACCCTTCGACCAGCTATGTTGCCAAGCTCACCGCCCGCGGCCGCGCCAAGATCGCGCAGAAGCTGGGCGAGGAAGCCACCGAGGCGGTGATCGCCGCGATCCAGGACGATCGCGCGGAGGTCGTGAAGGAATCGGCGGACCTGCTCTTCCACCTGCTCGTGCTGCTGGCGGACATGGGGCTAAGCCTCGACGACGTCCGCGCCGAGCTGGCGCGGCGCGAGGGGGCGTCCGGCATCGCCGAAAAGGCGGCGCGGGGGGCCTAG
- a CDS encoding histidine triad nucleotide-binding protein, giving the protein MPIDPTQPYDDQNIFARILRREIPAKTVYEDDHALAFHDIAPQAPHHILVIPKGAYVSWDDFSARASEAEIAGFVRAIGKVARDGGFVEPGYRLLANTGLDAGQEVPHLHVHLFAGQPLGPMLAR; this is encoded by the coding sequence ATGCCGATCGACCCTACCCAGCCCTATGACGACCAGAACATCTTCGCCAGGATCCTGCGCCGCGAGATCCCCGCGAAGACGGTGTACGAAGACGACCACGCCCTCGCCTTCCACGACATCGCCCCCCAGGCGCCGCATCATATCCTGGTGATCCCCAAGGGCGCCTATGTGAGCTGGGACGATTTCTCGGCCCGCGCCTCCGAGGCCGAGATCGCCGGCTTTGTCCGCGCGATCGGCAAGGTCGCCCGCGACGGCGGGTTCGTTGAGCCCGGCTACCGGCTGCTCGCCAATACCGGCCTCGACGCCGGGCAGGAAGTGCCACACCTCCACGTCCATCTCTTCGCGGGTCAGCCGCTCGGGCCGATGCTCGCGCGGTAA
- a CDS encoding YbaN family protein — protein sequence MVQERESGAGQGRLSRPLWLVLGLVFVALGFIGALLPLMPTTIFLILAAGCFARSSPQLEAWLLDHPRFGPTLVAWRQQGAIPRKGKAMACAGMALGYGLFAWGARPGPWLAAGVAAAMLGCAWYVLSRPTAV from the coding sequence ATGGTGCAGGAGCGCGAATCGGGGGCAGGGCAGGGGCGGCTCTCGCGACCCTTGTGGCTGGTGCTGGGGCTCGTGTTCGTGGCGCTGGGCTTTATCGGCGCGCTGCTGCCGCTGATGCCGACGACGATCTTCCTGATCCTCGCCGCCGGTTGCTTCGCCCGCTCCTCGCCGCAGCTGGAGGCCTGGCTGCTCGACCATCCGCGATTCGGGCCCACGCTGGTCGCCTGGCGCCAACAGGGCGCGATCCCGCGCAAGGGCAAGGCGATGGCATGTGCGGGCATGGCGCTCGGCTACGGTCTGTTCGCCTGGGGTGCGCGGCCGGGGCCTTGGCTGGCGGCCGGGGTAGCGGCGGCGATGCTGGGATGCGCCTGGTATGTGCTGAGCCGGCCGACGGCGGTGTAG